The Anopheles coluzzii chromosome 2, AcolN3, whole genome shotgun sequence genome window below encodes:
- the LOC120948300 gene encoding uncharacterized protein LOC120948300 isoform X2, with protein sequence MEDNNKNEYYFGNLPKSATEGELRTFLKDCGKITGFEYRLAKCTYCPTKIAYVKFAESLGREKELDLSKQMFKEKRLFCASTRAEPFFTPLLSVVVRYLNEHITEEDLYAHFEAVGSVECVQKPSQNYAYVSFKDNASIKAAMELKKSLKGIEPYIVEVKRKISMFLEQKKAVAYASIRDKCDKLDLVYDPDAEHETTLLVTNIPRNTEEDDVVEFLGRFGKIVDWEMQKSASCVMSNIGYVTYQHPKMARTAFLHAPLNFQGFGMEVYNRLLGYTSNPSDQAVIIQRTSVYITNDEIFETFSEHGRVEYIQRIDAVNYNTIVRMDSEKAARDVNLLKLVAGETVAIRPYSAKRYVTPTYAPRSTDTRTPPRRTRKENMLLHINDIEERKNMSLLPTAFNPQYCNPNPQYYRNEVQVWNYGPRQGLIEFRDYFKKYGTVINLRELKEYSTSPIRVAYLSFETKLEAKRVCKLNNSFMCSRRLVILMADHCIVHDPKLCVKVTDLTEEIADEDIYDRFSMIGDVKYVYRPKVEAAIVCMAKEKCQARAMKVMCVGRFCVTVSSLPGSNNPQQGMGGTQTNDGPPGMMQNSAPINPNVGPGAASGAPWSGPVQNAPMGPRPMRPMGPVGPMGPMGPMRPMGPMTPMGPMGPMGPMGPIGPMGPSNPGGLGSWIPPPMSGGMSRPAGPMSGGPMQLGGQEISPRMRGLMQTVEAQMIKCKNFTSLSMANQFNLVRDIVNQCVTFPYFLSLSGDDKIRYLINGDSGFQQLSSFTLFTYPEQLQMLSIIEDYYRSTSEPGSLPPRSASTPSNTLVVLTNDTGVATPLQESAPIDSEHSPTGEQDVDDDDDIPPAPSPPPAPSFRSRSPTPTNDEDEWKSASTGSINGSEVQKRLLESFAAASAQNKRAKTGLDPPAYKRANWPERPFVQVSNLPKKASKQYVAKLFSHYGKVEFVSETKTFTPDSKTMIVKFETMYQAYMALEQNLKTVLGRLIRVTVHETRYKMSANRGIGVTCNGPYSEVEIFETFKSCGNIVFMRTVGTPGNEVCVLDYQSKDSAAAALKITYLHNGSRCKAVPYSLPPPPEEMNDDKVVLE encoded by the exons ATGGAAG acaataataaaaacgaatatTATTTCGGCAATTTGCCGAAATCTGCCACGGAGGGTGAGTTACGAACCTTTCTCAAAGATTGTGGAAAGATAACCGGGTTCGAGTATCGACTGGCCAAGTGTACCTACTGTCCGACAAAGATTGCGTACGTAAAGTTTGCTGAAAGTTTGGGTCGGGAAAAGGAACTGGATTTGAGTAAGCAAATGTTCAAGGAAAAGCGGCTGTTCTGCGCTAGCACGAGAGCGGAACCGTTCTTCACGCCACTACTCTCCGTTGTAGTCCGCTATCTGAACGAGC ACATCACCGAGGAAGACCTGTACGCACACTTTGAAGCAGTTGGGTCGGTTGAATGTGTACAAAAACCATCGCAGAACTATGCATACGTGTCCTTTAAGGATAACGCATCCATAAAGGCGGCAATGGAGCTGAAGAAGTCGCTGAAGGGCATTGAACCCTACATCGTAGAAGTGAAGCGAAAAATCAGTATGTTTCTAGAGCAGAAAAAAGCCGTAGCGTATGCAAGCATCAGGGACAAGTGCGACAAGCTGGATCTAGTTTACGATCCAGACGCGGAACATGAAACTACAT TGCTTGTGACCAACATCCCCAGAAACACCGAGGAGGATGATGTGGTCGAATTTTTAGGCAGGTTCGGGAAGATTGTCGACTGGGAGATGCAAAAATCGGCTAGCTGCGTGATGTCCAACATTGGCTACGTCACCTATCAGCATCCGAAGATGGCGCGGACGGCATTTCTGCACGCACCTTTAAACTTTCAGGGCTTTGGAATGGAGGTGTACAACCGGTTGCTGGGGTACACGTCGAACCCTTCGGACCAAGCGGTTATCATACAGCGCACGAGTGTTT ATATAACTAACGACGAgatatttgaaacattttccgAGCATGGGCGCGTCGAATACATACAACGCATCGATGCCGTTAATTACAACACAATTGTCCGCATGGACTCCGAGAAGGCGGCCCGGGATGTTAACCTACTGAAGCTTGTCGCTGGCGAGACGGTGGCGATACGGCCGTACTCGGCAAAGCGCTACGTAACTCCCACGTACGCTCCTCGCAGCACGGATACACGCACTCCTCCAAGGCGGACGCGCAAGGAAAACATGTTACTGCACATTAACGACATCGAGGAGCGCAAGAACATGTCGCTGCTGCCAACGGCGTTCAACCCGCAGTACTGCAATCCCAACCCGCAGTACTACCGGAACGAGGTGCAGGTTTGGAATTATGGGCCGAGGCAAGGTTTGATAGAGTTTAgagattattttaaaaaatacgGGACCGTAATCAATTTGCGCGAGCTGAAAGAGTACAGCACGTCACCGATCCGTGTCGCTTACCTTAGCTTCGAAACCAAGCTGGAAGCGAAGCGCGTTTGCAAGCTCAACAATTCGTTCATGTGTTCGCGACGGCTGGTCATCCTGATGGCCGATCACTGTATCGTGCATGATCCGAAACTGTGTGTGAAAGTAACCGACCTCACGGAAGAAATAGCCGATGAGGATATTTACGACCGGTTCAGTATGATAGGCGACGTCAAGTATGTATACCGTCCCAAGGTGGAGGCAGCCATCGTGTGCATGGCcaaagagaaatgtcaagcgAGGGCAATGAAAGTGATGTGCGTGGGTCGCTTTTGTGTAACTGTATCTTCCCTGCCGGGTTCGAACAATCCTCAGCAGGGAATGGGAGGTACACAGACCAACGACGGGCCGCCGGGGATGATGCAAAATTCAGCTCCCATTAACCCTAATGTGGGTCCGGGAGCTGCATCTGGCGCTCCTTGGAGCGGACCGGTGCAAAATGCTCCGATGGGGCCTAGACCGATGCGTCCAATGGGACCGGTGGGTCCGATGGGTCCGATGGGTCCAATGAGACCAATGGGACCGATGACACCGATGGGACCAATGGGACCAATGGGACCAATGGGACCAATAGGACCAATGGGTCCTTCTAATCCAGGTGGCCTCGGTAGCTGGATACCGCCACCAATGTCTGGTGGTATGAGTAGACCGGCTGGACCCATGTCTGGTGGACCGATGCAATTAGGCGGACAGGAAATTAGTCCGCGGATGCGAGGTTTAATGCAAACCGTCGAAGCACAAATGATCAAGTGCAAAAACTTCACCTCGCTGTCAATGGCGAATCAGTTTAACTTGGTTCGCGACATAGTCAATCAATGCGTCACTTTCCCGTACTTTTTGTCCCTGAGCGGTGATGATAAAATTCGTTACCTCATCAACGGAGACAGCGGTTTTCAGCAGTTGAGCAGCTTTACGCTCTTCACGTATCCGGAGCAGCTGCAGATGCTATCGATCATTGAGGACTACTACCGTAGCACTAGCGAACCGGGCAGCCTGCCACCTCGATCAGCCTCGACGCCATCGAACACGCTCGTAGTGCTGACCAACGATACTGGTGTGGCGACGCCCTTGCAGGAATCAGCCCCAATCGACAGCGAGCATTCACCGACGGGCGAGCAGGATgtcgacgacgatgatgacatTCCACCTGCACCATCCCCTCCACCGGCACCATCGTTTCGTTCCAGATCGCCAACTCCAACCAATGACGAGGATGAATGGAAATCTGCTTCCACCGGTTCTATCAACGGTTCGGAGGTGCAGAAGCGGCTGCTAGAAAGTTTTGCAGCAGCTAGTGCACAAAACAAGCGTGCCAAAACCGGACTGGATCCGCCCGCTTACAAACGGGCTAATTGGCCCGAAAGACCATTCGTGCAAGTTAGCAATCTTCCGAAAAAAGCCAGCAAGCAGTACGTCGCAAAGCTTTTCAGCCACTATGGCAAAGTTGAGTTCGTGTCAGAAACGAAAACCTTCACGCCTGATTCGAAAACGATGATCGTGAAGTTCGAAACCATGTATCAGGCTTACATGGCACTGGAGCAAAATCTGAAGACGGTGCTGGGACGCCTGATCCGTGTTACTGTCCACGAGACGCGCTACAAAATGAGTGCGAATCGTGGCATAGGAGTGACCTGTAATGGAC CCTATTCTGAGGTGGAAATATTTGAAACGTTCAAGTCTTGCGGAAATATCGTTTTCATGAGAACGGTCGGAACGCCTGGAAAtgaagtgtgtgtgcttgaCTATCAGAGCAAAGATTCGGCGGCCGCCGCGCTCAAGATAACGTATCTGCACAACGGAAGCCGATGCAAAGCCGTGCCCTACAGTCTG CCACCTCCACCAGAAGAAATGAATGACGATAAAGTTGTTTTAGAATAA
- the LOC120948300 gene encoding uncharacterized protein LOC120948300 isoform X1, producing MEDNNKNEYYFGNLPKSATEGELRTFLKDCGKITGFEYRLAKCTYCPTKIAYVKFAESLGREKELDLSKQMFKEKRLFCASTRAEPFFTPLLSVVVRYLNEHITEEDLYAHFEAVGSVECVQKPSQNYAYVSFKDNASIKAAMELKKSLKGIEPYIVEVKRKISMFLEQKKAVAYASIRDKCDKLDLVYDPDAEHETTLLVTNIPRNTEEDDVVEFLGRFGKIVDWEMQKSASCVMSNIGYVTYQHPKMARTAFLHAPLNFQGFGMEVYNRLLGYTSNPSDQAVIIQRTSVYITNDEIFETFSEHGRVEYIQRIDAVNYNTIVRMDSEKAARDVNLLKLVAGETVAIRPYSAKRYVTPTYAPRSTDTRTPPRRTRKENMLLHINDIEERKNMSLLPTAFNPQYCNPNPQYYRNEVQVWNYGPRQGLIEFRDYFKKYGTVINLRELKEYSTSPIRVAYLSFETKLEAKRVCKLNNSFMCSRRLVILMADHCIVHDPKLCVKVTDLTEEIADEDIYDRFSMIGDVKYVYRPKVEAAIVCMAKEKCQARAMKVMCVGRFCVTVSSLPGSNNPQQGMGGTQTNDGPPGMMQNSAPINPNVGPGAASGAPWSGPVQNAPMGPRPMRPMGPVGPMGPMGPMRPMGPMTPMGPMGPMGPMGPIGPMGPSNPGGLGSWIPPPMSGGMSRPAGPMSGGPMQLGGQEISPRMRGLMQTVEAQMIKCKNFTSLSMANQFNLVRDIVNQCVTFPYFLSLSGDDKIRYLINGDSGFQQLSSFTLFTYPEQLQMLSIIEDYYRSTSEPGSLPPRSASTPSNTLVVLTNDTGVATPLQESAPIDSEHSPTGEQDVDDDDDIPPAPSPPPAPSFRSRSPTPTNDEDEWKSASTGSINGSEVQKRLLESFAAASAQNKRAKTGLDPPAYKRANWPERPFVQVSNLPKKASKQYVAKLFSHYGKVEFVSETKTFTPDSKTMIVKFETMYQAYMALEQNLKTVLGRLIRVTVHETRYKMSANRGIGVTCNGPYSEVEIFETFKSCGNIVFMRTVGTPGNEVCVLDYQSKDSAAAALKITYLHNGSRCKAVPYSLVSFGHCVNPTGTLETKSYPFARLLFINSHLHQKK from the exons ATGGAAG acaataataaaaacgaatatTATTTCGGCAATTTGCCGAAATCTGCCACGGAGGGTGAGTTACGAACCTTTCTCAAAGATTGTGGAAAGATAACCGGGTTCGAGTATCGACTGGCCAAGTGTACCTACTGTCCGACAAAGATTGCGTACGTAAAGTTTGCTGAAAGTTTGGGTCGGGAAAAGGAACTGGATTTGAGTAAGCAAATGTTCAAGGAAAAGCGGCTGTTCTGCGCTAGCACGAGAGCGGAACCGTTCTTCACGCCACTACTCTCCGTTGTAGTCCGCTATCTGAACGAGC ACATCACCGAGGAAGACCTGTACGCACACTTTGAAGCAGTTGGGTCGGTTGAATGTGTACAAAAACCATCGCAGAACTATGCATACGTGTCCTTTAAGGATAACGCATCCATAAAGGCGGCAATGGAGCTGAAGAAGTCGCTGAAGGGCATTGAACCCTACATCGTAGAAGTGAAGCGAAAAATCAGTATGTTTCTAGAGCAGAAAAAAGCCGTAGCGTATGCAAGCATCAGGGACAAGTGCGACAAGCTGGATCTAGTTTACGATCCAGACGCGGAACATGAAACTACAT TGCTTGTGACCAACATCCCCAGAAACACCGAGGAGGATGATGTGGTCGAATTTTTAGGCAGGTTCGGGAAGATTGTCGACTGGGAGATGCAAAAATCGGCTAGCTGCGTGATGTCCAACATTGGCTACGTCACCTATCAGCATCCGAAGATGGCGCGGACGGCATTTCTGCACGCACCTTTAAACTTTCAGGGCTTTGGAATGGAGGTGTACAACCGGTTGCTGGGGTACACGTCGAACCCTTCGGACCAAGCGGTTATCATACAGCGCACGAGTGTTT ATATAACTAACGACGAgatatttgaaacattttccgAGCATGGGCGCGTCGAATACATACAACGCATCGATGCCGTTAATTACAACACAATTGTCCGCATGGACTCCGAGAAGGCGGCCCGGGATGTTAACCTACTGAAGCTTGTCGCTGGCGAGACGGTGGCGATACGGCCGTACTCGGCAAAGCGCTACGTAACTCCCACGTACGCTCCTCGCAGCACGGATACACGCACTCCTCCAAGGCGGACGCGCAAGGAAAACATGTTACTGCACATTAACGACATCGAGGAGCGCAAGAACATGTCGCTGCTGCCAACGGCGTTCAACCCGCAGTACTGCAATCCCAACCCGCAGTACTACCGGAACGAGGTGCAGGTTTGGAATTATGGGCCGAGGCAAGGTTTGATAGAGTTTAgagattattttaaaaaatacgGGACCGTAATCAATTTGCGCGAGCTGAAAGAGTACAGCACGTCACCGATCCGTGTCGCTTACCTTAGCTTCGAAACCAAGCTGGAAGCGAAGCGCGTTTGCAAGCTCAACAATTCGTTCATGTGTTCGCGACGGCTGGTCATCCTGATGGCCGATCACTGTATCGTGCATGATCCGAAACTGTGTGTGAAAGTAACCGACCTCACGGAAGAAATAGCCGATGAGGATATTTACGACCGGTTCAGTATGATAGGCGACGTCAAGTATGTATACCGTCCCAAGGTGGAGGCAGCCATCGTGTGCATGGCcaaagagaaatgtcaagcgAGGGCAATGAAAGTGATGTGCGTGGGTCGCTTTTGTGTAACTGTATCTTCCCTGCCGGGTTCGAACAATCCTCAGCAGGGAATGGGAGGTACACAGACCAACGACGGGCCGCCGGGGATGATGCAAAATTCAGCTCCCATTAACCCTAATGTGGGTCCGGGAGCTGCATCTGGCGCTCCTTGGAGCGGACCGGTGCAAAATGCTCCGATGGGGCCTAGACCGATGCGTCCAATGGGACCGGTGGGTCCGATGGGTCCGATGGGTCCAATGAGACCAATGGGACCGATGACACCGATGGGACCAATGGGACCAATGGGACCAATGGGACCAATAGGACCAATGGGTCCTTCTAATCCAGGTGGCCTCGGTAGCTGGATACCGCCACCAATGTCTGGTGGTATGAGTAGACCGGCTGGACCCATGTCTGGTGGACCGATGCAATTAGGCGGACAGGAAATTAGTCCGCGGATGCGAGGTTTAATGCAAACCGTCGAAGCACAAATGATCAAGTGCAAAAACTTCACCTCGCTGTCAATGGCGAATCAGTTTAACTTGGTTCGCGACATAGTCAATCAATGCGTCACTTTCCCGTACTTTTTGTCCCTGAGCGGTGATGATAAAATTCGTTACCTCATCAACGGAGACAGCGGTTTTCAGCAGTTGAGCAGCTTTACGCTCTTCACGTATCCGGAGCAGCTGCAGATGCTATCGATCATTGAGGACTACTACCGTAGCACTAGCGAACCGGGCAGCCTGCCACCTCGATCAGCCTCGACGCCATCGAACACGCTCGTAGTGCTGACCAACGATACTGGTGTGGCGACGCCCTTGCAGGAATCAGCCCCAATCGACAGCGAGCATTCACCGACGGGCGAGCAGGATgtcgacgacgatgatgacatTCCACCTGCACCATCCCCTCCACCGGCACCATCGTTTCGTTCCAGATCGCCAACTCCAACCAATGACGAGGATGAATGGAAATCTGCTTCCACCGGTTCTATCAACGGTTCGGAGGTGCAGAAGCGGCTGCTAGAAAGTTTTGCAGCAGCTAGTGCACAAAACAAGCGTGCCAAAACCGGACTGGATCCGCCCGCTTACAAACGGGCTAATTGGCCCGAAAGACCATTCGTGCAAGTTAGCAATCTTCCGAAAAAAGCCAGCAAGCAGTACGTCGCAAAGCTTTTCAGCCACTATGGCAAAGTTGAGTTCGTGTCAGAAACGAAAACCTTCACGCCTGATTCGAAAACGATGATCGTGAAGTTCGAAACCATGTATCAGGCTTACATGGCACTGGAGCAAAATCTGAAGACGGTGCTGGGACGCCTGATCCGTGTTACTGTCCACGAGACGCGCTACAAAATGAGTGCGAATCGTGGCATAGGAGTGACCTGTAATGGAC CCTATTCTGAGGTGGAAATATTTGAAACGTTCAAGTCTTGCGGAAATATCGTTTTCATGAGAACGGTCGGAACGCCTGGAAAtgaagtgtgtgtgcttgaCTATCAGAGCAAAGATTCGGCGGCCGCCGCGCTCAAGATAACGTATCTGCACAACGGAAGCCGATGCAAAGCCGTGCCCTACAGTCTGGTAAGTTTCGGACATTGTGTCAATCCCACAGGAACGCTTGAGACGAAATCTTACCCCTTTGCACGTTTACTGTTCATCAACAGCCACCTCCACCAGAAGAAATGA
- the LOC120948306 gene encoding polyadenylate-binding protein-interacting protein 2B, producing MKMKMPDNNIGGSSSNTYTHITLHAGNGFNRGAGGGGGGGDAETVAVRNTAIPYPNDPYDSDGDSMSTPPNEEATGPADDFAEYMWMENEDEFDMQEMQRLEEEELMDQCIEAMMMDEMASAERMASTALVGNVPRESGLMNILSSLQLDKEGQQGQQTRQPKDVNVEKSTLNPLAAEFVPSLRALVAPTSY from the exons atgaaaatgaagatgcccgacaacaacatcggcggcagcagctcgaacacctacacacacatcACCCTGCACGCGGGCAACGGGTTCAATCGGGGCgctggtggcggcggcggtggaggcGACGCAGAAACGGTGGCGGTCCGCAACACCGCGATCCCGTATCCGAACGATCCGTACGACTCGGACGGGGACAGCATGAGCACACCGCCCAACGAGGAAGCCACTGGCCCTGCGGACGACTTTGCCGAGTACATGTGGATGGAGAACGAGGACGAGTTCGACATGCAGGAGATGCAACGGCTAGAGGAGGAAGAGCTGATGGACCAGTGCATCGaggcgatgatgatggatgAGATGGCTTCGGCGGAGCGGATGGCCTCGACGGCGCTGGTAGGCAATGTGCCGAGAGAAAG CGGTCTGATGAACATCCTGTCCAGCCTACAGCTCGACAAAGAGGGACAGCAGGGGCAGCAGACCCGCCAGCCCAAGGATGTGAACGTGGAGAAGTCGACGCTAAACCCACTGGCCGCCGAGTTTGTGCCATCGCTGCGTGCGCTCGTCGCTCCAACGTCCTACTGA